Proteins encoded in a region of the Candidatus Saccharimonadia bacterium genome:
- the rplM gene encoding 50S ribosomal protein L13: MLKTYSPKPSELTHDWYIIDAQGKTLGRLATLVATYLLGKHRVQFSPHLDCGDNIVIINAAQIAVTGNKLTDKKYYHHSGYPGGIKETSLAELISRNPAAALEKAVTGMLPKNKLTDDRLRRLKVYAGAEHPHAGQNPKPLGDN, translated from the coding sequence ATGCTTAAAACCTACTCACCCAAACCTAGCGAACTCACCCACGATTGGTACATCATCGACGCCCAGGGCAAGACTCTCGGCCGGCTGGCCACGCTCGTCGCCACCTATTTGCTGGGTAAGCACAGAGTGCAATTTAGCCCCCACCTCGACTGCGGCGACAACATCGTCATCATCAACGCCGCCCAAATTGCCGTCACCGGCAACAAACTGACCGACAAAAAATACTACCACCACTCGGGCTACCCCGGCGGCATCAAAGAAACCTCGCTGGCTGAGCTCATTAGCCGCAACCCGGCCGCGGCCCTCGAAAAAGCCGTCACCGGCATGCTGCCCAAAAACAAGCTCACCGACGACCGCCTGCGCCGCCTCAAGGTCTACGCCGGCGCCGAACACCCGCACGCGGGCCAGAACCCTAAACCACTTGGAGATAACTAA
- the rpsM gene encoding 30S ribosomal protein S13 translates to MARISGVNIPEAKRVEIALTYVFGIGPTTSRKILATTGINPDTRVKDLTEPEISKLRELIDKNYRVEGDLQREISLNIKRLKEINSYRGLRHKANLPVRGQRTKTNARTKRGRKVTMGSGRKKAASKT, encoded by the coding sequence GTGGCACGTATTTCCGGCGTCAACATTCCCGAGGCAAAGCGAGTCGAAATCGCCCTCACCTACGTTTTTGGTATTGGTCCCACCACTAGCCGCAAAATTTTAGCCACCACTGGCATCAACCCCGACACGCGAGTCAAGGACCTCACCGAGCCCGAAATCTCCAAGCTCCGTGAGCTCATCGACAAGAATTACCGGGTCGAAGGTGACCTCCAGCGCGAAATCAGTCTCAACATCAAGCGGCTCAAAGAAATCAACTCGTACCGCGGTTTGCGCCACAAGGCCAACCTGCCGGTCCGGGGTCAGCGCACCAAGACCAACGCCCGCACCAAGCGCGGCCGCAAGGTCACCATGGGCTCCGGTCGTAAAAAAGCGGCATCTAAGACGTAA
- a CDS encoding tetratricopeptide repeat protein, with amino-acid sequence MIELTIVVGSWLVLQRQLAALSQGPAPVLAPKRPNAQLAQLASYADRLYTERKWLAAEKAYLNVLKLDHKNVTAYVHLGIIYSTQKNMPDAIECFTISARLRPSGSSFQNLALAFYDNRNYIKSIAAYEKAIMFEPHTQRYVGLGKAQLKLHNLAAAIEAFEHAAELDPSARTLQRLAEAYDEAGRKTDAETTYQHIHDLDSALQPAQKP; translated from the coding sequence GTGATCGAGCTCACCATCGTAGTCGGCAGTTGGCTCGTCTTGCAGCGACAATTGGCCGCGCTCAGCCAAGGCCCGGCGCCGGTACTCGCTCCCAAACGCCCCAACGCGCAGCTAGCTCAGCTCGCCTCGTACGCCGACCGGCTCTATACCGAGCGCAAATGGCTCGCCGCCGAAAAAGCCTACCTCAACGTGCTCAAACTCGACCACAAAAACGTTACCGCCTACGTTCACCTCGGCATTATCTACTCCACCCAAAAAAACATGCCCGACGCCATCGAATGCTTCACTATTTCCGCTAGGCTTCGACCATCGGGCAGCTCATTCCAGAATTTAGCCCTCGCGTTCTATGATAATCGCAACTACATCAAATCAATCGCTGCCTACGAGAAAGCCATTATGTTCGAACCCCACACCCAGCGCTACGTTGGCCTCGGCAAAGCCCAGCTCAAACTGCACAATCTGGCCGCCGCCATCGAGGCCTTCGAGCACGCCGCCGAGCTTGATCCCTCGGCCCGCACCCTCCAGCGCCTGGCCGAGGCCTACGACGAGGCCGGCCGCAAGACCGACGCCGAGACCACCTACCAGCACATTCACGATCTCGATTCTGCTCTCCAACCTGCTCAAAAGCCTTGA
- a CDS encoding RluA family pseudouridine synthase has translation MTLEAFTVTPRAANERLDVYLAQQTTRPRSQIQRLVKAGLVLVNDRPQRASYAVQAGDKLTVGETSAPTGRPSAPDLPIIYEDDDLFVVDKPAGLLVHPGAGSGQAASVADFARPRTTDPDAERPGIVHRLDRDTSGLLIIAKTLEAKAFLQDAFKRRQIHKTYQLLVVGLPSHEEATIKLPLGRHPAHPLRQTVVSGGREAATSYRLVRSFPGFALLEAQPQSGRTHQLRVHFAALGHPVAGDTAYGVPRRPLGLRRQFLHAAGLQFTAPSGRELQLHSPLPTDLAAALARLESSAEAAPSPTGDQL, from the coding sequence ATGACTCTGGAGGCCTTTACCGTCACCCCCAGAGCCGCCAACGAGCGGCTCGATGTGTATTTAGCGCAGCAAACCACACGCCCCCGGAGCCAGATCCAGCGGCTGGTGAAAGCCGGGTTGGTGCTGGTAAATGATCGCCCCCAGCGCGCAAGCTACGCAGTGCAGGCGGGGGACAAACTCACGGTAGGGGAGACCTCCGCGCCAACCGGCCGCCCCTCAGCGCCCGATCTGCCCATCATCTACGAAGACGACGACCTGTTCGTAGTCGACAAACCGGCCGGCCTCCTCGTGCATCCCGGCGCCGGCAGTGGCCAGGCCGCCAGCGTGGCCGACTTTGCCCGCCCCCGCACCACCGATCCCGATGCCGAGCGGCCGGGCATTGTGCACCGGCTCGATCGTGATACATCCGGTCTGCTCATTATTGCCAAAACCCTCGAAGCCAAAGCCTTTCTGCAGGACGCCTTCAAGCGCCGCCAGATACACAAGACCTACCAACTACTCGTAGTAGGGCTGCCGTCGCACGAGGAGGCCACTATCAAGCTGCCGTTAGGCCGCCACCCAGCACATCCATTGCGGCAGACCGTGGTGAGCGGCGGCCGCGAAGCCGCTACCAGCTACCGGCTGGTGCGCAGCTTTCCAGGATTTGCGCTCCTAGAAGCCCAGCCGCAGTCCGGCCGCACACACCAGCTGCGGGTTCACTTTGCCGCTCTGGGGCACCCTGTGGCCGGCGATACCGCCTACGGCGTCCCGCGGCGGCCCCTCGGCCTGCGACGGCAATTTCTGCATGCCGCCGGGCTCCAATTTACCGCTCCCTCGGGCCGGGAGCTCCAACTCCACAGCCCACTGCCCACGGACCTCGCCGCCGCGCTTGCCCGCCTAGAATCATCCGCCGAAGCCGCGCCCAGTCCCACGGGAGACCAGTTATGA
- a CDS encoding PspC domain-containing protein yields MKRLVLNQHDKKLTGLCAGLADYFEVDVTIVRLLVLTVVIMTGVVPGFLVYLIASAITPKEGEVK; encoded by the coding sequence ATGAAGCGCCTCGTACTCAACCAACACGATAAAAAACTCACCGGCCTCTGCGCCGGGCTGGCCGACTATTTTGAGGTTGACGTCACCATCGTGCGTTTGCTGGTGCTGACCGTTGTCATCATGACGGGTGTGGTGCCAGGCTTCCTGGTTTATCTCATCGCCTCAGCCATCACCCCCAAAGAAGGAGAAGTAAAGTAA
- the thrC gene encoding threonine synthase, which produces MKFYALGNPRDSATFREAVERGLAKNGSLYFPTRIPKLSRPQLESLVDATPSEVAYVLLSAWLGDELAEANLRSIIAQACTFEVPVVQVGPKEVLEVFHGPTAAFKDVAARYLAAFMGFYGAENGHTSIVLVATSGDTGGAIAQGFAGIPDTHVVVLFPRGRVSQLQREQLTRVAANITSLEVEGSFDDCQDLVKRALNDPSLSQLHLTTANSISIGRLLPQITYYVTGSLAAGGLHRPLRFVVPSGNLGNLTAGTLARAMGAPITSFLAANNANNLLHRYLQSPEAGTRPVQATFANAMDVGRPGNLPRLAQVFGDHHSQLTAAVTGATITDAEIIATIQKVWTEHHYLLDPHTAVAWAASDAHPAAAATDVIVATAAPQKFASEIEALCGIPVDNTQLLQQLQHIPVRFQAMPNSYQALLDVLASVSPHAPSTL; this is translated from the coding sequence GTGAAGTTCTACGCCCTCGGTAACCCCCGCGACTCCGCCACCTTTCGGGAGGCCGTCGAGCGAGGATTAGCCAAAAACGGAAGTCTCTATTTCCCAACGCGTATCCCTAAGCTCTCGCGCCCGCAGCTCGAGAGCTTAGTTGATGCTACGCCGTCCGAAGTTGCCTATGTGTTGCTCTCGGCCTGGCTCGGCGACGAACTAGCCGAAGCCAACCTCCGCTCCATCATCGCCCAAGCCTGCACCTTCGAGGTGCCGGTAGTACAGGTGGGGCCCAAGGAAGTTCTGGAGGTGTTCCACGGCCCCACTGCTGCCTTCAAAGATGTCGCCGCTCGCTACTTGGCCGCCTTTATGGGCTTTTACGGAGCCGAAAACGGCCATACCAGCATCGTCCTCGTAGCGACCAGCGGCGACACCGGCGGCGCCATCGCCCAGGGATTTGCCGGCATCCCTGACACACATGTTGTGGTGCTATTTCCTCGTGGCCGCGTTAGCCAGCTCCAACGCGAACAACTCACCCGAGTAGCCGCCAACATCACGAGCCTCGAGGTAGAAGGCAGCTTCGACGACTGCCAAGACCTGGTAAAGCGCGCCCTAAACGATCCATCACTTAGCCAGCTCCACCTCACCACGGCCAACTCCATCAGCATCGGCCGACTGCTACCCCAGATAACCTACTACGTTACCGGGTCGCTGGCAGCCGGCGGCCTCCACCGGCCGCTGCGCTTCGTGGTACCCTCTGGCAACCTCGGCAACCTCACCGCCGGCACCCTCGCTCGCGCCATGGGCGCGCCGATCACCTCATTCTTAGCGGCCAACAACGCCAACAACCTGCTCCACCGCTATCTCCAGTCGCCCGAGGCCGGCACTCGTCCGGTGCAGGCCACGTTCGCCAATGCCATGGACGTGGGCCGCCCGGGCAACCTCCCGCGTCTCGCTCAGGTCTTTGGCGACCACCATAGCCAGCTCACCGCCGCCGTCACCGGGGCCACCATCACCGATGCCGAAATTATCGCCACCATCCAAAAGGTATGGACGGAGCACCACTATCTTCTCGATCCGCACACCGCCGTAGCCTGGGCCGCCAGCGACGCCCACCCGGCCGCAGCCGCCACCGATGTGATCGTGGCCACTGCCGCCCCGCAAAAATTCGCCAGCGAAATCGAAGCCCTGTGCGGCATTCCAGTCGACAACACCCAACTTTTGCAACAATTGCAGCACATCCCGGTGCGCTTCCAGGCCATGCCAAACAGCTATCAAGCCCTACTCGACGTGCTCGCGTCCGTCTCGCCGCACGCGCCCTCCACCTTATAG
- a CDS encoding TrkA family potassium uptake protein: MNQHNQRTIRGLIIFAVSIGLLGTLGFSHFAHLSVGEAIYETFIILLTHYDHYGFTDTPSRLLVILLIISSLGLVAYLLKWLAEYMMGLSDNVRRLRVQAKVEKLKNHYIVCGLGRVGAQVAGEMMHEGVSFVGLDRDEGKVADALGRGQMALALDSTVEEVLTSVGIQKAAGLVACLGEDSLNLFVVLAARSLNPNLYIVARANRPENEIKLKHAGANRVAMPYQIGGYHMASMALRPNVVDYMDVMTGKNGLTELEVEEMVVGEHSQLAGHRLGKTLAEGEIGATVIAINGIDGTSRVRPTGKEVIYPGDRLIILGAKRDLTRASELIR, encoded by the coding sequence GTGAATCAGCACAATCAGCGGACCATCCGCGGCCTTATCATTTTCGCCGTCAGTATCGGATTGCTTGGTACTCTCGGTTTTTCGCACTTCGCTCACTTGTCGGTGGGTGAAGCTATTTATGAGACATTTATCATTCTGCTTACCCATTACGATCACTACGGGTTCACCGATACCCCGTCCCGTCTGCTCGTAATCCTCCTCATTATCTCGAGTCTTGGACTGGTTGCGTATTTACTTAAGTGGCTGGCCGAATATATGATGGGCCTTAGTGATAACGTACGCAGGTTGAGAGTGCAGGCAAAAGTCGAAAAACTAAAAAACCATTACATCGTGTGTGGACTCGGCCGAGTCGGCGCGCAAGTCGCAGGCGAAATGATGCACGAAGGCGTATCATTTGTGGGACTCGACCGCGACGAGGGCAAAGTGGCTGATGCGTTGGGGCGCGGCCAGATGGCTCTCGCCCTCGATAGCACGGTCGAAGAAGTGCTCACGTCGGTAGGCATTCAAAAAGCCGCCGGCCTCGTAGCCTGCTTGGGCGAAGATTCCCTCAACCTGTTTGTGGTGCTGGCGGCCCGCTCGCTCAACCCCAACCTCTACATTGTGGCCCGCGCCAACCGCCCCGAGAATGAAATCAAGCTCAAGCACGCCGGCGCCAATCGTGTTGCCATGCCATATCAGATCGGTGGCTACCACATGGCCTCCATGGCGTTACGCCCGAACGTGGTCGACTACATGGACGTCATGACGGGCAAAAACGGCCTTACCGAGCTCGAAGTCGAAGAAATGGTAGTGGGGGAGCACTCGCAACTAGCCGGCCATCGCCTCGGAAAAACCCTAGCCGAAGGCGAAATCGGAGCCACCGTCATCGCTATCAACGGCATCGATGGCACAAGCCGCGTGCGACCTACCGGCAAGGAGGTCATATACCCCGGCGACCGGCTCATCATACTTGGAGCCAAACGCGACCTCACACGAGCCTCGGAGCTCATCAGATGA
- the rpsD gene encoding 30S ribosomal protein S4, whose translation MARNLTPIVKLSRREAVALHPKAIKGITKHPYKPGQHGPNAGRSKPSQYSLQLRQKQMVKRMYGLLEKQFAKVVHEAERRTGNSGDIMLTLLEQRFDNAVYRLGIAPSRQSARQLVTHGHFMLNGRRVDIPSIILKPGDEFSVRPKSAANAYFKQLGTDLGGSSAQVRWLSFDAKKLSGKVTGLPAREDITEEIHEQLIIEFYSR comes from the coding sequence ATGGCACGCAACCTTACCCCGATCGTTAAGCTCAGCCGCCGCGAAGCCGTGGCCTTGCACCCCAAGGCCATCAAGGGCATCACCAAGCACCCCTACAAGCCGGGTCAGCACGGTCCCAACGCTGGCCGCTCCAAGCCCAGCCAGTACTCGCTCCAGCTACGCCAAAAGCAGATGGTCAAACGCATGTACGGCTTGCTCGAAAAGCAATTTGCCAAAGTCGTCCACGAGGCCGAGCGCCGCACCGGTAACTCCGGCGACATCATGCTCACCTTGCTCGAGCAGCGCTTCGACAACGCCGTCTACCGCCTCGGCATCGCCCCCAGCCGCCAATCGGCTCGTCAGCTCGTCACCCACGGCCATTTCATGCTCAACGGCCGCCGCGTCGACATCCCCTCCATCATCCTCAAACCCGGCGACGAATTTTCTGTGCGGCCCAAGAGTGCTGCAAACGCCTACTTCAAACAGCTCGGTACTGACCTCGGCGGTTCTTCCGCCCAGGTGCGGTGGCTCAGCTTCGATGCCAAAAAACTCTCCGGAAAAGTCACCGGGCTCCCTGCCCGCGAGGACATTACCGAAGAGATCCATGAACAGCTTATTATCGAATTTTACTCAAGGTAA
- the rplQ gene encoding 50S ribosomal protein L17: MHRHSYTGRKLQLAAGPRRALVRGQLTSLTLHEAITTTLPKAKEVAPAFERLVTYAKKGTLAGGRSLRRELLTENAVQKMIQELAPAFESRHGGYTRIIKLANRLGDNAPMARLELVLDDIKPAVVASAAPAKAKTKAPAKTKAAATKKTAVAATATNEAPNA, from the coding sequence ATGCACCGCCATAGTTACACAGGAAGGAAATTGCAGCTCGCGGCCGGTCCGCGCCGCGCCCTCGTGCGCGGGCAGCTCACCTCGCTTACGCTTCACGAAGCCATTACCACCACACTGCCCAAGGCCAAAGAAGTCGCACCAGCCTTTGAGCGCCTGGTAACCTATGCCAAAAAAGGCACTTTGGCCGGCGGCCGCTCGTTGCGCCGTGAACTGCTTACCGAAAACGCCGTCCAAAAAATGATCCAGGAACTCGCGCCGGCCTTCGAAAGCCGTCACGGCGGGTACACCCGGATCATCAAGCTCGCCAACCGCCTGGGCGACAATGCCCCCATGGCTCGCCTGGAATTGGTGCTCGACGACATCAAGCCGGCTGTGGTTGCTTCGGCAGCACCCGCCAAAGCCAAAACCAAGGCGCCGGCCAAGACCAAAGCCGCTGCAACGAAAAAGACTGCGGTAGCCGCCACCGCCACCAATGAGGCCCCCAATGCTTAA
- the rpmJ gene encoding 50S ribosomal protein L36, with protein sequence MKVRASVKPICARCKVIKREGVVRVICEVKPRHKQRQG encoded by the coding sequence GTGAAAGTACGCGCCAGCGTCAAACCAATCTGCGCCCGCTGCAAAGTCATCAAACGCGAAGGCGTGGTGCGTGTGATTTGCGAAGTGAAGCCCCGTCATAAGCAGAGGCAGGGTTAG
- the rpsI gene encoding 30S ribosomal protein S9, producing the protein MADATHYHYARGRRKEAIATVRLYPGKGEIVVGDKTAADYFNNDALVTVVEQPIKLAGQEQKLRVSLHVKGGGKRGQAEAAQLAIARALNVMSEDLRPTLKKAGFLTRDPREKERMKPGLKKARKASQFSKR; encoded by the coding sequence ATGGCTGACGCTACCCACTATCATTACGCCCGTGGTCGCCGCAAAGAGGCCATTGCTACGGTACGGCTCTACCCCGGCAAGGGCGAAATCGTCGTCGGCGATAAGACCGCTGCCGATTACTTCAACAACGACGCACTCGTAACCGTCGTCGAGCAGCCCATCAAGCTGGCCGGCCAGGAGCAAAAGCTCCGCGTGAGCCTGCACGTCAAAGGCGGCGGCAAGCGCGGCCAAGCCGAAGCTGCCCAGCTCGCCATCGCCCGCGCCCTCAATGTGATGAGCGAAGACCTGCGCCCCACCCTCAAGAAAGCCGGCTTCCTCACCCGCGATCCCCGCGAAAAAGAGCGCATGAAGCCCGGCCTCAAGAAGGCCCGCAAGGCTTCGCAGTTCTCCAAGCGCTAG
- a CDS encoding DNA-directed RNA polymerase subunit alpha, with the protein MLHPIQLPELKPTREDGNKATFAVEPLHSGYGMTLGNSLRRVILSSLGGAAVTAVKIDSVAHEFSTIEGVKEDVVEIILNLKKLRFRVFSDEPQFLVLTASGKGEVKAGDIKTTADVEIVNPDQVIATLDTDKTKLGMEIKVEKGRGYVPVENREAEKLEVGMIAVDALYSPVVRVRYNVENTRVGQMTDLDRLVMEIETDGTITPAEAIRQAADILVDHFRVVAGNFSAEDTGTIIGGTAESGSAKINIEEINLSPRTTNALINNDIKSVKDLLKLSDTELRELKGFGSKAYEEVKEKIAELGISDAEKVA; encoded by the coding sequence GTGTTACACCCGATTCAGCTCCCTGAGCTCAAGCCCACACGCGAAGACGGCAACAAGGCCACCTTCGCGGTCGAACCGCTGCACTCCGGCTACGGCATGACGCTCGGCAACAGTCTGCGCCGCGTCATCCTCTCGAGCCTTGGTGGCGCCGCCGTCACGGCCGTCAAGATCGACAGCGTTGCCCACGAATTCTCTACGATCGAAGGCGTCAAGGAAGACGTCGTCGAGATCATCCTCAACCTCAAGAAACTCCGCTTCCGCGTATTTTCCGACGAGCCGCAGTTCCTCGTGCTCACCGCCTCCGGCAAAGGCGAGGTAAAGGCTGGTGACATCAAGACCACCGCCGACGTCGAGATCGTTAACCCCGACCAGGTCATCGCCACTCTCGACACCGACAAGACCAAGCTCGGTATGGAAATCAAGGTCGAAAAGGGCCGCGGCTACGTGCCGGTCGAGAACCGCGAAGCCGAGAAGCTCGAAGTCGGCATGATCGCCGTCGACGCGCTCTACTCACCGGTCGTCCGCGTGCGCTACAACGTCGAAAACACCCGCGTCGGCCAGATGACCGACCTCGACCGCCTCGTTATGGAAATCGAGACCGACGGCACCATCACCCCAGCCGAGGCCATCCGCCAGGCTGCTGACATCCTCGTGGATCACTTCCGCGTGGTCGCCGGCAACTTCTCCGCCGAAGACACCGGCACCATCATCGGTGGCACTGCCGAATCCGGCTCAGCCAAGATCAACATCGAAGAGATCAATCTCTCGCCGCGCACCACCAACGCGCTCATCAATAACGACATTAAGTCCGTCAAGGACCTCCTCAAGCTGTCCGACACCGAACTGCGCGAGCTCAAAGGTTTCGGCTCTAAGGCCTACGAAGAGGTCAAAGAAAAAATTGCCGAACTCGGCATCTCGGACGCGGAGAAGGTAGCCTAG
- the rpmG gene encoding 50S ribosomal protein L33 has protein sequence MPKRNRPFITLRSEEDPTMVYTTSKNPKNTTARITARKYSKLLRKVVLFKEAK, from the coding sequence ATGCCCAAGCGCAACCGTCCGTTCATCACGCTGCGTTCCGAGGAAGACCCCACTATGGTCTACACCACCTCCAAAAACCCCAAAAACACCACCGCCCGCATCACGGCCCGGAAATATTCCAAGCTGTTGCGCAAAGTAGTGCTCTTCAAAGAAGCTAAATAA
- the rpsK gene encoding 30S ribosomal protein S11, whose protein sequence is MAKPTPKTTSTARRRKIKRSVATGQMHVQATFNNTIVTFTDERGNALSWASSGSSGFKGSRKSTPYAAQTAAERAATAAKDYGLTRVDVLVNGVGSGRESAIRALTTMGIAVTSIKDVTGIPHGGCRPRKARRV, encoded by the coding sequence ATGGCGAAACCAACCCCCAAAACCACGTCCACTGCCCGCCGGCGCAAGATCAAGCGTTCGGTTGCTACTGGTCAGATGCACGTACAGGCCACGTTCAACAATACTATCGTGACGTTTACCGACGAGCGCGGCAACGCACTATCGTGGGCCAGCTCCGGCTCCAGTGGCTTCAAGGGCAGTCGCAAAAGCACGCCCTACGCTGCGCAAACCGCCGCCGAGCGCGCCGCAACTGCCGCCAAAGATTACGGCCTCACTCGAGTTGACGTGCTCGTCAACGGCGTCGGCAGTGGCCGCGAGTCGGCTATCCGCGCCCTCACCACCATGGGCATCGCCGTCACAAGCATTAAGGACGTCACCGGCATTCCGCACGGCGGCTGCCGACCGCGAAAGGCAAGGAGAGTCTAA